The Actinomyces sp. oral taxon 414 genome has a segment encoding these proteins:
- a CDS encoding transposase — protein MTSIDASARHDLTDAQWALLEPLLPAPPVRGRPRRYPLRAMIDAVRWRTRVGAPWRGRARPGCGPWWRAYALLPRLAAERGVGAHRGGPGRCGPTPPGRSTGGCRWTRAAVRAHAPRERGPAGTASSAWRGSRTTTPWDGPGADGAPGPRAAVEAGLGAGSLLLTAGQAGDCPMMIPVLEAINVKRPARGRPRTRPDRVLADRAYSSRANRDWLRAHHIRATIPVKADQAANRRRRGGAGGRPPAFDPDVYKDRNAVERGFSRLKHNRGPATRYDKLAVRYRTTTRIAAIDHWLKRLT, from the coding sequence ATGACGAGTATAGACGCATCCGCCCGCCATGATCTGACCGATGCCCAGTGGGCGCTGCTCGAGCCACTGCTGCCCGCCCCTCCGGTGCGGGGCAGGCCCCGCCGCTACCCGCTGCGCGCCATGATCGACGCCGTGCGGTGGCGCACCCGGGTCGGGGCGCCCTGGCGGGGGCGCGCCCGGCCCGGGTGCGGGCCCTGGTGGAGGGCGTACGCCCTGCTTCCGCGCCTGGCAGCTGAACGGGGTGTGGGAGCGCATCGAGGCGGCCCTGGTCGGTGCGGGCCGACGCCGCCGGGAAGATCGACTGGCGGGTGTCGGTGGACACGCGCCGCCGTGCGCGCCCACGCCCCACGCGAGCGGGGGCCCGCGGGGACAGCGTCAAGCGCGTGGAGGGGGAGCCGGACGACCACGCCCTGGGACGGTCCCGGGGCGGATGGGGCACCAGGACCCCGCGCCGCCGTCGAGGCCGGCCTCGGAGCGGGGTCCCTGCTGCTCACGGCCGGGCAGGCGGGGGACTGCCCCATGATGATCCCCGTGCTGGAGGCGATCAATGTCAAGCGGCCCGCCCGCGGACGGCCCCGCACCCGCCCGGACCGGGTTCTGGCGGACAGGGCCTACTCCTCCAGGGCCAACCGGGACTGGCTGCGCGCCCACCACATCCGCGCCACGATCCCGGTCAAGGCCGACCAGGCCGCCAACCGCCGCCGACGCGGCGGCGCCGGGGGCAGACCGCCCGCCTTCGACCCCGACGTCTACAAGGACCGCAACGCCGTCGAGCGCGGCTTCAGCCGCCTCAAGCACAACCGCGGCCCGGCCACCAGGTACGACAAGCTCGCCGTCCGATACCGGACCACCACCCGCATCGCCGCCATCGACCACTGGCTCAAACGACTTACATAA
- a CDS encoding helix-turn-helix domain-containing protein, whose amino-acid sequence MIAVMEAVVVEEHEWSALQVHKAESPYKLMRRKSEAILMLSEGVGVDVVARLVERATRTVVEWVRDWRRDRLSSICTGHVGNNNASKISQEQEKEILEALSRPPSEQGIAAEFWNIHDLAGWMHERFGIE is encoded by the coding sequence ATGATTGCGGTTATGGAAGCGGTAGTGGTCGAGGAGCATGAGTGGTCGGCTCTTCAAGTGCACAAGGCGGAATCCCCGTATAAGCTGATGAGGCGCAAGTCGGAGGCGATTCTCATGCTGTCGGAGGGAGTCGGCGTCGATGTGGTGGCGCGGCTGGTGGAGCGCGCCACCAGGACGGTCGTGGAGTGGGTGAGGGATTGGAGGAGGGATCGGTTGTCGTCCATTTGCACAGGGCATGTCGGCAACAACAACGCCTCCAAGATCTCCCAGGAGCAGGAGAAGGAGATCCTGGAGGCGTTGTCGCGTCCCCCGTCGGAGCAGGGCATTGCGGCGGAGTTCTGGAATATTCACGATCTGGCGGGCTGGATGCACGAGCGCTTCGGCATCGAGTGA
- a CDS encoding IS630 family transposase gives MLHMAGLSFHLPEEVDQRRADETQVEARMAKIHAKIAKIKGKKQDGQDGQEEDEGQRGSEKNECENEKTDDAEKGDEDVIVVSADEVRIEHEAITRGAWCKKGARTRIRVDRKRQSQSYIGFLHEADGSVDLMRLDWQNTSNIVKALTDLTLKYPDKTIVVVWDNAGWHKSKKLREHLGKGNILERIHLINLPPYSPNKNPIERVWGEGKKSISNRQRAHFEDTRNAFETFIRSNKFPYRLTK, from the coding sequence TTGCTTCACATGGCGGGGTTGTCCTTCCACCTGCCCGAGGAGGTGGATCAGCGCCGCGCCGACGAGACCCAGGTCGAGGCCCGTATGGCGAAGATCCACGCCAAGATCGCCAAGATCAAGGGGAAGAAGCAGGACGGGCAGGACGGGCAGGAGGAGGATGAGGGGCAGCGGGGGAGTGAGAAGAATGAGTGCGAGAACGAGAAGACGGACGACGCGGAGAAGGGGGATGAGGATGTCATCGTGGTGTCCGCGGACGAGGTGAGGATCGAGCACGAGGCCATTACTCGCGGGGCCTGGTGCAAGAAGGGCGCCAGGACCAGGATCAGGGTCGATCGGAAACGGCAGTCCCAGAGCTATATCGGATTCCTCCACGAGGCGGACGGGAGTGTGGATCTCATGCGACTGGACTGGCAGAACACCTCCAACATCGTGAAGGCCTTGACCGATCTGACCCTGAAGTACCCGGACAAGACGATCGTCGTGGTGTGGGACAACGCCGGATGGCACAAGTCGAAGAAACTGAGGGAGCACCTGGGGAAGGGCAACATCCTGGAGAGGATCCATCTCATCAACCTGCCGCCCTACAGCCCCAATAAGAACCCCATCGAACGCGTCTGGGGAGAAGGCAAGAAATCCATCAGCAACCGACAGCGCGCCCACTTCGAGGACACCCGCAACGCATTCGAGACCTTCATCAGGAGCAACAAATTCCCATACCGCCTCACAAAATGA
- a CDS encoding MFS transporter: MRLTTDLKDLAGVPAFRTLLGIRLISQTGDGMVQAGLATVFFFAPQNMTTAPGVASALVVMLLPFSVVGPFTGPFIDRWRRRQTLLAGNLLRAGLIVATALVMQTAGVGIGVYALVLVALGVNRFLLSVLSAGLPRIIDRERLLVANSIVPTLGGAATALGMVIGILLRLLLPDGAARNTASLLVAAGLYALAAGVVTRLGRDQLGPERPGGAGLGAALGRTAADLADAVRYLVRRGTPGLALSAMALHRFVYGMELITIILASRNLLADPAQADQGLALFGTLMGAMMAGHGIAVVLTPLAHERVSPSTWVVTCLVGGTTGQLVLVATYAQGAMTAGLVVFGIGVQGAKIAVDTIVQSDTADAYRGRAFSLYDVLFNTAECVAAGVAVLVLPDVGWSRGAQAALVVFVWCVALTYGRAVHRLGGRPREVTGPAGLGAAAPLDPHAA, translated from the coding sequence ATGCGCCTGACCACCGACCTCAAGGACCTCGCCGGCGTCCCGGCCTTCCGCACCCTGCTGGGGATCCGCCTCATCTCCCAGACCGGCGACGGCATGGTCCAGGCGGGCCTGGCCACCGTGTTCTTCTTCGCCCCCCAGAACATGACCACAGCCCCCGGCGTCGCCTCCGCCCTGGTGGTCATGCTCCTGCCCTTCAGCGTCGTCGGCCCCTTCACCGGGCCCTTCATCGACCGGTGGCGACGGCGCCAGACCCTCCTGGCGGGCAACCTCCTGCGCGCCGGCCTCATCGTCGCCACCGCCCTGGTCATGCAGACCGCCGGCGTGGGGATCGGCGTCTACGCCCTGGTCCTGGTCGCCCTGGGCGTCAACCGCTTCCTGCTGTCCGTGCTCTCGGCCGGCCTGCCCCGGATCATCGACCGCGAGCGCCTGCTCGTCGCCAACTCCATCGTTCCCACCCTGGGCGGGGCGGCGACCGCGCTCGGCATGGTCATCGGCATCCTGCTGCGCCTGCTGCTGCCCGACGGCGCCGCCCGGAACACCGCGAGCCTGCTCGTCGCGGCCGGGTTGTACGCGCTCGCGGCCGGCGTCGTCACCCGACTCGGGCGCGACCAGCTCGGGCCGGAGCGCCCGGGCGGCGCCGGGCTGGGGGCGGCGCTGGGCCGGACCGCGGCGGACCTGGCCGACGCCGTGCGCTACCTCGTGCGCCGCGGCACCCCCGGCCTGGCGCTGAGCGCCATGGCGCTGCACCGCTTCGTCTACGGCATGGAGCTGATCACCATTATCCTGGCCTCGCGCAACCTCCTGGCCGACCCGGCCCAGGCGGACCAGGGGCTGGCGCTGTTCGGGACCCTCATGGGGGCGATGATGGCCGGGCACGGCATCGCCGTGGTCCTCACGCCCCTGGCCCACGAGCGGGTGTCGCCGTCGACCTGGGTGGTCACGTGCCTGGTGGGCGGCACGACCGGGCAGCTGGTGCTGGTGGCCACGTACGCCCAGGGGGCCATGACGGCGGGGCTGGTCGTCTTCGGGATCGGGGTGCAGGGGGCTAAGATCGCCGTCGACACGATTGTGCAGTCGGACACGGCCGACGCCTACCGGGGCCGGGCCTTCTCCCTCTACGACGTCCTGTTCAACACCGCCGAGTGCGTGGCCGCCGGCGTCGCCGTGCTGGTCCTGCCCGACGTCGGCTGGTCGCGGGGCGCGCAGGCGGCGCTGGTGGTCTTCGTGTGGTGCGTGGCGCTGACCTACGGGCGGGCGGTGCACCGGCTGGGCGGTCGGCCCCGCGAGGTGACCGGGCCGGCGGGACTGGGTGCAGCGGCGCCGCTTGACCCTCACGCTGCGTGA
- a CDS encoding ABC transporter ATP-binding protein has protein sequence MAAITTDRLTKRFSSSTTAVDHVNITVEEGEVYGLLGRNGAGKSTLMGMLLGLLEPTSGSFQIFGRSGSRARVASDIGALIESPAFYPFLSARRNLEVVARYCGASAKDVGIALERVGLDDVAGRRFSRFSLGMKQRLGVAAAILGDPALVILDEPTNGLDPQAITQMRELIRSLRSEGRTVLLSSHILAEVEQVVDRVAIIANGAVVTESSLQNLRAQHSADGVTVIVRTDDDTALVPAVRELPGVRDVQSLPDGGVRVRTDDETAHGLAMELTRRGIGFTELTVEAATLETVFLELTAQQTGDPDDHND, from the coding sequence ATGGCGGCGATAACGACCGACAGACTGACAAAGAGATTCTCGTCCTCTACCACCGCGGTGGACCATGTCAACATTACTGTGGAGGAGGGTGAGGTTTACGGTCTGCTCGGACGCAACGGCGCGGGCAAGTCAACCTTGATGGGCATGCTGCTCGGGCTCCTCGAGCCGACCTCAGGATCTTTCCAGATCTTCGGACGGTCCGGCTCGAGGGCACGTGTGGCCTCCGACATCGGGGCCCTCATCGAGTCACCGGCCTTCTATCCCTTTCTCTCCGCCCGACGCAACCTCGAGGTCGTCGCACGCTACTGCGGCGCCTCCGCGAAGGACGTCGGCATCGCATTGGAGCGCGTCGGTCTTGATGACGTTGCTGGGCGCAGATTCTCCCGCTTCTCCCTCGGGATGAAGCAGCGGCTCGGCGTCGCCGCCGCCATTCTCGGAGACCCCGCGCTCGTCATCCTTGACGAGCCGACCAACGGCCTGGATCCACAGGCGATCACCCAGATGCGGGAGCTCATCCGGTCCCTCAGGTCCGAGGGGCGCACGGTGCTGCTATCCAGCCACATCCTCGCCGAGGTCGAGCAGGTTGTGGACCGTGTCGCGATTATCGCCAATGGCGCCGTCGTGACCGAGAGCTCACTCCAGAACCTGCGGGCCCAGCATTCGGCAGACGGCGTGACCGTCATCGTACGGACCGACGACGACACGGCACTCGTCCCCGCCGTCCGGGAACTCCCCGGCGTCCGTGACGTCCAGTCGCTCCCCGACGGCGGCGTTAGGGTTCGGACCGACGACGAGACGGCGCACGGACTCGCCATGGAACTGACTCGCCGCGGGATCGGCTTCACTGAACTCACTGTGGAGGCGGCGACTCTCGAGACCGTCTTCCTCGAACTCACTGCACAGCAGACAGGAGACCCCGATGACCACAACGACTAA
- a CDS encoding TetR/AcrR family transcriptional regulator has translation MATSRSKRVRLSAEERREQIIEAATGLVARHGFNGLALQEVADAVGITQAGLLHYIGNKDGLVELLMSDRYDRQGTPQDFLDSGDPAAAHPEGMSLPAYFRYLVAYNEARPQLMGLYMTLGVEATDPDHPAYDYFIRRPDQVWEFYSTFTWRLPPRVVEAGGWPTMRPLVEMALEAMDGAQIRFFREPRVSLVEEWARWEAVLFPSPVWDGYR, from the coding sequence ATGGCCACCAGTCGCAGCAAGCGCGTTCGCCTGTCCGCGGAGGAGCGGCGCGAGCAGATCATCGAGGCCGCCACCGGGCTCGTGGCCCGCCACGGCTTCAACGGTCTGGCGCTGCAGGAGGTGGCCGACGCCGTCGGCATCACCCAGGCGGGACTGCTGCACTACATAGGCAATAAGGACGGGCTCGTCGAGCTGCTCATGAGCGACCGCTACGACCGCCAGGGCACCCCGCAGGACTTCCTCGACTCCGGCGACCCGGCGGCCGCGCATCCGGAGGGCATGAGCCTGCCCGCCTACTTCCGCTACCTCGTGGCCTACAACGAGGCCCGTCCTCAGCTCATGGGCCTGTACATGACCCTCGGCGTGGAGGCCACCGACCCCGACCACCCCGCCTACGACTACTTCATCCGCCGCCCGGACCAGGTCTGGGAGTTCTACTCGACCTTCACCTGGCGCCTGCCGCCGCGGGTCGTCGAGGCCGGCGGCTGGCCGACGATGCGCCCGCTGGTGGAGATGGCCCTCGAGGCGATGGACGGGGCGCAGATCCGCTTCTTCCGCGAGCCGCGGGTGTCCCTGGTCGAGGAGTGGGCGCGCTGGGAGGCGGTGCTCTTCCCCTCGCCCGTCTGGGACGGCTACCGCTGA
- a CDS encoding MFS transporter, translated as MAPAIAVLSDRVPESIRGTMSTFWGVGASVGYPLGAIVGARFISESGASVSGFTLGGLLMGIAGLFAVLVWPREKSAADETAAAQSLGDVLRSFIPPTRGAGDFWKAFFGRFTMLISYQMINAYQLYIIQDYLGLSTEESGATVTVMSSITLVVGLIGGFLGGPLSDILKRRKVPVVMASLLFALGVLMPWIMPTTTGIYPFALIAGFGYAVYSSVDQALNVDVLPDPETAGKDLGILNMSTTLGQMSGPVITSAIVTWTGAYTFVFPVSIACAVVGCFSILTIRRVR; from the coding sequence TTGGCCCCGGCCATCGCGGTCCTGTCCGACCGCGTCCCGGAGTCCATCCGCGGCACCATGTCCACCTTCTGGGGCGTGGGCGCCTCCGTCGGCTACCCGCTGGGCGCCATCGTCGGCGCCCGCTTCATCTCCGAGTCCGGCGCCTCGGTGTCCGGGTTCACCCTCGGCGGCCTCCTCATGGGCATCGCCGGCCTGTTCGCCGTGCTGGTCTGGCCGCGCGAGAAGTCCGCCGCCGACGAGACCGCCGCGGCCCAGTCACTGGGCGACGTGCTGCGCTCCTTCATCCCCCCGACCCGCGGCGCCGGCGACTTCTGGAAGGCGTTCTTCGGCCGCTTCACCATGCTCATCTCCTACCAAATGATCAACGCCTACCAGCTCTACATCATCCAGGACTACCTCGGCCTGTCCACCGAGGAGTCCGGCGCCACCGTGACGGTCATGTCCTCCATCACCCTCGTCGTCGGCCTCATCGGCGGCTTCCTCGGGGGTCCGCTCTCCGACATCCTCAAGCGCCGCAAGGTGCCGGTGGTCATGGCCTCCCTGCTCTTCGCCCTGGGTGTCCTCATGCCCTGGATCATGCCGACGACGACGGGCATCTACCCCTTCGCCCTCATCGCGGGCTTCGGCTACGCCGTCTACAGCTCCGTGGACCAGGCCCTCAACGTCGATGTCCTGCCCGACCCCGAAACCGCCGGGAAGGACCTGGGCATCCTCAATATGTCGACGACGCTGGGCCAGATGTCCGGCCCGGTCATCACCTCCGCAATCGTCACCTGGACCGGCGCCTACACGTTCGTCTTCCCCGTCTCCATCGCCTGCGCCGTTGTCGGCTGCTTCTCGATCCTGACCATCAGGAGGGTCCGCTGA
- a CDS encoding cation-translocating P-type ATPase — translation MTPPTASAATADSPPAPFAEDPEAVAAAHGADLAEGLTGAEAARRLAADGPNELPSTPPEPAWKRLLAQFRDPLVYLLLGAIVVSAVTWALEGAHGAPVDALIILLVITLNAVLGFVQESRAADAVAALSAMTAATSTVLRDGGRRVVPSSELVVGDLLVLGEGDQVGADARLVQAAALRVIESSLTGEADAVVKSADAVAPDADLADRSSMVYRGTSVAQGTGRAVVVATGAGTEMGAIAQMLDSVEEEDTPLQREITWISKMLGTVVIAIAVVVVATLLALAPERTAQAVTDALLLGVSLAVAAVPEGLPAILSVVLALGVQRMALHKAVVKRLTSVETLGSASVICSDKTGTLTRSEMTIQEIVTASGTTVVTGIGYAPDGEVAPDADRDGRPDAEPLAGALRDEVTVVLSGGAMASDAELAVDAGVWSVVGDPTEGSFLVAERKLGTQGGREGRFERVGEVPFTSERKLMSVLYTDAKHGTTILMSKGAPDVLMERCTRVREGDAAAGAELGGVPAPLTGDVRERFAGHIRDMSGRALRTLGVAYRVLSEDEARFVAAALTEGADAELSGLEKDLVLAGVVGIIDPPRPEAAAAVAEAHRAGIRVLMITGDHPATAGRIAADLGIAERGARVLTGRELSAMNDALSGAVARTNVYARVAPEHKMRIVGALKSQGHTVSMTGDGVNDAPALRAADIGVAMGITGTQVTKEAATMVLADDNFATIVDAVREGRRIFDNIKKFLRFLLSSNMGEVLTVFGGVVLAGVIGLSGHSSSGVVLPLLATQILWINLVTDSAPALAMGVDPSVEDVMGRPPRKPEDRVIDATMWSGVLLLGAVMAVSALATLDVFLPGGLIDIAGLSTDGLPTARTAAFSTLVLAQLFNTLNSRSETVSALRHLFVNKWLWGAIALGAVLQVAVVEVPVLQTAFSTTSLDPAHWAIVVAMASLVLWVDEIRKAVRRARGL, via the coding sequence ATGACACCTCCGACGGCATCCGCCGCCACCGCAGATTCTCCCCCCGCGCCCTTCGCCGAGGACCCCGAGGCCGTCGCCGCCGCGCACGGCGCCGACCTCGCCGAGGGCCTGACCGGGGCGGAGGCCGCCCGCCGCCTGGCCGCCGACGGCCCCAACGAGCTGCCCTCCACCCCGCCGGAGCCGGCCTGGAAGCGCCTCCTGGCCCAGTTCCGCGACCCGCTCGTCTACCTGCTCCTGGGCGCCATTGTCGTCTCGGCGGTCACCTGGGCGCTGGAGGGGGCCCACGGGGCGCCGGTCGATGCGCTCATCATCCTGCTGGTCATCACCCTCAACGCCGTCCTCGGCTTCGTCCAGGAGAGCAGGGCGGCCGACGCCGTCGCCGCCCTGTCGGCGATGACGGCCGCCACGAGCACGGTCCTGCGCGACGGGGGCCGCCGGGTCGTGCCGTCCTCGGAGCTGGTCGTGGGCGACCTGCTCGTCCTGGGCGAGGGCGACCAGGTCGGCGCCGACGCCCGCCTGGTCCAGGCGGCGGCCCTGCGCGTCATCGAGTCCTCGCTGACCGGCGAGGCCGACGCCGTGGTCAAGTCGGCCGACGCCGTCGCCCCCGACGCCGATCTGGCCGACCGCTCCTCCATGGTCTACCGCGGCACCTCCGTCGCCCAGGGCACGGGCCGGGCCGTCGTGGTGGCCACCGGAGCCGGCACCGAGATGGGTGCCATTGCGCAGATGCTCGATTCGGTCGAGGAGGAGGACACGCCCCTCCAGAGGGAGATCACCTGGATCTCCAAGATGCTGGGCACGGTGGTGATCGCCATCGCCGTCGTGGTGGTGGCGACCCTGCTGGCGCTGGCCCCCGAGCGCACCGCCCAGGCGGTCACCGACGCCCTCCTGCTGGGCGTGTCGCTGGCCGTGGCGGCCGTGCCCGAGGGGCTGCCCGCGATCCTGTCGGTGGTCCTGGCCCTGGGCGTGCAGCGCATGGCCCTCCACAAGGCTGTGGTCAAGCGGCTCACGAGCGTGGAGACCCTGGGGTCGGCCTCGGTCATCTGCTCGGACAAGACCGGCACCCTGACCCGTTCGGAGATGACCATTCAGGAGATCGTCACCGCCTCGGGCACCACGGTGGTCACCGGCATCGGTTACGCGCCCGACGGCGAGGTGGCTCCCGATGCCGACCGCGACGGGCGGCCCGACGCCGAGCCCCTGGCCGGTGCGCTGCGCGACGAGGTGACCGTGGTCCTGTCGGGCGGGGCCATGGCCTCCGACGCTGAGCTCGCCGTGGATGCGGGCGTGTGGAGCGTCGTGGGCGACCCCACCGAGGGCTCTTTCCTGGTGGCCGAGCGCAAGCTGGGCACCCAGGGGGGCCGGGAGGGCCGCTTCGAGCGGGTCGGCGAGGTGCCCTTCACCAGTGAGCGCAAGCTCATGAGCGTGCTGTACACCGACGCCAAGCACGGCACCACGATCCTCATGTCCAAGGGCGCCCCGGACGTGCTCATGGAGCGCTGCACCCGGGTGCGCGAGGGCGACGCGGCGGCCGGCGCCGAGCTCGGGGGCGTCCCGGCCCCGCTGACCGGGGACGTGCGCGAGCGCTTCGCCGGCCACATCCGCGACATGTCCGGCCGGGCCCTGCGCACCCTGGGCGTGGCCTACCGGGTCCTGAGCGAGGACGAGGCCCGCTTCGTGGCGGCCGCCCTCACCGAGGGCGCCGACGCCGAGCTGTCGGGACTGGAGAAGGACCTGGTGCTGGCCGGCGTCGTCGGCATTATCGACCCGCCGCGCCCCGAGGCCGCCGCCGCCGTGGCCGAGGCGCACCGGGCCGGCATCCGCGTGCTCATGATCACCGGCGACCATCCGGCCACCGCCGGGCGCATCGCCGCCGACCTGGGTATTGCCGAGCGGGGCGCGCGCGTGCTCACCGGCCGCGAGCTGTCCGCCATGAACGACGCCCTGTCCGGCGCCGTGGCCCGGACCAATGTGTACGCGCGCGTCGCCCCGGAGCACAAGATGCGCATTGTGGGGGCCCTGAAGTCGCAGGGGCACACCGTGTCCATGACGGGCGACGGCGTCAATGACGCCCCCGCGTTGCGGGCGGCCGACATCGGCGTGGCCATGGGCATCACCGGCACCCAGGTGACCAAGGAGGCCGCCACCATGGTGCTGGCGGACGACAATTTCGCCACCATTGTCGACGCCGTGCGCGAGGGCCGGCGCATCTTCGACAATATCAAGAAGTTCCTGCGTTTCTTGCTGTCGTCCAATATGGGCGAGGTCCTCACGGTGTTCGGCGGGGTGGTGCTGGCCGGGGTCATCGGCCTGAGCGGGCACAGCTCCTCCGGCGTCGTCCTGCCGCTGCTGGCCACCCAGATCCTGTGGATCAACCTGGTCACCGACTCCGCCCCGGCCCTGGCCATGGGGGTGGATCCGAGCGTCGAGGACGTCATGGGCCGGCCCCCGCGCAAGCCCGAAGACCGGGTGATCGACGCCACCATGTGGAGCGGGGTGCTGCTGCTCGGCGCGGTCATGGCCGTCTCGGCCCTGGCGACGCTGGACGTCTTCCTGCCCGGTGGCCTGATCGACATCGCGGGGCTGTCTACGGACGGCCTGCCCACCGCGCGCACGGCGGCCTTCTCCACCCTGGTCCTGGCCCAGCTGTTCAACACGCTCAACTCGCGCTCGGAGACGGTCAGCGCCCTGCGCCACCTGTTCGTCAACAAGTGGCTGTGGGGGGCGATCGCCCTGGGCGCCGTCCTCCAGGTGGCCGTGGTGGAGGTGCCCGTCCTCCAGACGGCCTTCTCGACGACGTCGCTGGATCCGGCCCACTGGGCGATCGTGGTGGCCATGGCCTCGCTGGTGCTGTGGGTGGACGAGATCCGCAAGGCGGTCCGCCGCGCCCGCGGGCTGTGA
- a CDS encoding DUF2268 domain-containing protein produces the protein MTAHDTALTIIDTASTTRRVLAAPPSERAELLRQVRAPLNSMFPFIPGGPDQFEIHRGTYGYPIEGSDARVLDALARLEDADAWGRIRRALAEGIAALTSAVPDLSVPDLTVHLTVGDPGDAYFMDEIRGLSAFGGMSGYIEITVWPHDVVLDRLEAIAVHELHHNVRYGPGGVVWDPMRVQLGEQVVAEGLADAFAAELYGERGWTHFVDDVSRERDVVDKVRQALDISGMHHFMPWILGDAGARRLGLDPVGVPTGAGYAAGRALVTQYLGRSGRSAAEAVRTPWRQVVGGDAQ, from the coding sequence ATGACAGCCCATGACACAGCCCTCACCATCATCGACACGGCTTCGACGACCCGCCGCGTCCTGGCGGCGCCCCCGTCCGAGCGCGCCGAGCTCCTGCGACAGGTCCGCGCGCCCTTGAACAGCATGTTCCCTTTCATCCCCGGCGGCCCGGACCAGTTCGAGATTCATCGGGGGACCTACGGCTACCCGATCGAGGGATCCGACGCGCGCGTCCTCGACGCGCTCGCGCGGCTGGAGGATGCGGACGCGTGGGGCCGCATCAGGAGGGCGCTGGCCGAGGGCATCGCCGCCCTCACGTCCGCCGTGCCGGATCTCAGCGTCCCCGACCTGACGGTCCACCTCACCGTCGGCGACCCGGGAGACGCGTACTTCATGGACGAGATCCGGGGGCTGTCCGCCTTCGGCGGCATGAGCGGCTACATCGAGATCACCGTCTGGCCCCACGACGTCGTGCTCGACCGCCTGGAGGCGATCGCGGTTCACGAGCTCCACCACAACGTGCGTTACGGGCCGGGCGGCGTCGTGTGGGATCCGATGAGGGTCCAACTCGGTGAGCAGGTGGTCGCCGAGGGACTCGCCGACGCCTTCGCCGCCGAACTGTACGGGGAGCGCGGGTGGACTCACTTCGTCGATGACGTGTCGCGGGAACGGGACGTCGTCGACAAGGTCCGCCAGGCCCTGGACATCAGCGGCATGCACCACTTCATGCCCTGGATCCTCGGCGATGCCGGCGCCCGCCGACTGGGACTCGACCCCGTGGGCGTGCCCACCGGCGCCGGTTACGCCGCCGGACGGGCCCTCGTCACGCAGTACCTGGGACGATCGGGGCGCAGTGCCGCCGAGGCGGTGCGCACGCCGTGGCGGCAGGTCGTGGGCGGCGACGCGCAGTGA
- a CDS encoding MerR family transcriptional regulator, giving the protein MHEPDLTGSRQDLTVGEAARLIGVSVRTLHHWDALGIAVPSGRTWSGYRLYSPDDVARLQQVLVYRETGMPLARIGELLDETDTNALEHLERQRALLLARITRLQRMVRAVEALTDKETRMSTTPEQRAEILGTGWDLAWEEEAQRRWGDTDEWAQSEARRAAMSASDWKQVKEESDQLLADLAAAMREGAEPGGERANALAERHRASIDQWFDTSHSKQVLIACGYVADPRFAAHYDGYEPGLAAWLKKIIDANAAAHGVDPATARWQ; this is encoded by the coding sequence ATGCACGAGCCCGACCTGACCGGATCCCGCCAGGACCTGACCGTCGGCGAGGCGGCGCGCCTGATCGGGGTGTCCGTGCGCACCCTGCACCACTGGGACGCGCTCGGGATCGCCGTTCCCTCGGGCCGCACCTGGTCCGGCTACCGGCTCTACTCGCCCGACGACGTCGCCCGCCTCCAGCAGGTCCTCGTCTACCGGGAGACCGGCATGCCGCTGGCCCGCATCGGCGAGCTCCTGGACGAGACCGACACGAACGCGCTGGAGCACCTCGAGCGCCAGCGCGCGCTCCTGCTGGCCCGCATCACCAGGCTGCAGCGGATGGTCCGCGCGGTCGAGGCGCTCACGGACAAGGAGACGCGTATGAGCACCACACCCGAGCAGCGCGCCGAGATCCTCGGCACCGGTTGGGACCTTGCCTGGGAGGAGGAGGCCCAGCGGCGCTGGGGGGACACCGATGAGTGGGCCCAGTCCGAGGCGCGCCGAGCCGCCATGAGCGCCTCGGACTGGAAGCAGGTCAAGGAGGAGTCGGACCAGCTCCTGGCCGATCTGGCCGCCGCCATGCGCGAGGGCGCCGAACCCGGCGGCGAGCGCGCCAACGCCCTGGCCGAGCGGCACCGCGCCAGCATCGACCAGTGGTTCGACACGAGCCACTCCAAGCAGGTGCTCATCGCCTGCGGCTACGTCGCCGACCCCCGCTTCGCCGCCCACTACGACGGGTACGAGCCCGGCCTGGCCGCCTGGCTCAAGAAGATCATCGACGCCAACGCCGCCGCCCACGGCGTGGACCCGGCCACCGCCCGCTGGCAGTAG